From Pusillibacter faecalis, one genomic window encodes:
- the pta gene encoding phosphate acetyltransferase: MFEFLINKLKAHPRKIVFTEGTDPRVLEASARLLSGTFLTPVLVGDPEEIQKVAEEIGFNIRGAEIINPATFEDMEKMVAELTALRKGKVTEEQARELLKQGNYFGTMLVKMGYADSLLGGATYSTADTVRPALQIIKTKPGNKIVSSCFILVRPSATGDREVLAMADCAININPTEDELVEIGLETAATAKLFGVDPKMAYLSYSTYGSGKGEDVDKMRGACAKLKAIAPDLDVDGELQFDAAVSPKVAHTKCPGSSVAGHANTFIFPDINAGNIGYKIAQRLGSFDAYGPILQGLNAPINDLSRGCNAQEVYSMAIITAGLCDD, translated from the coding sequence ATGTTTGAATTTCTGATTAACAAATTAAAAGCACATCCCCGCAAAATTGTATTTACTGAGGGAACCGATCCCCGCGTTCTGGAGGCTTCCGCCCGTCTGCTGTCCGGAACATTTTTAACTCCTGTACTGGTGGGAGATCCGGAGGAAATTCAAAAGGTGGCAGAGGAGATTGGCTTCAATATCCGGGGCGCGGAAATCATCAATCCCGCCACCTTTGAAGACATGGAGAAGATGGTCGCAGAGCTGACCGCGCTGCGCAAGGGCAAGGTCACTGAGGAGCAGGCCCGGGAGCTGCTCAAGCAGGGCAATTACTTCGGCACGATGCTGGTCAAGATGGGCTATGCGGACTCCCTGCTGGGCGGCGCTACTTATTCCACCGCCGATACGGTTCGCCCGGCGCTGCAGATCATCAAGACCAAGCCCGGCAACAAGATCGTGTCCTCCTGCTTCATCCTGGTCCGTCCCTCCGCCACCGGTGATCGGGAGGTTTTGGCGATGGCGGACTGCGCCATCAATATCAATCCCACAGAGGACGAGCTGGTGGAGATCGGCTTGGAGACAGCCGCCACCGCCAAGCTCTTCGGCGTTGATCCGAAGATGGCCTATCTGAGCTATTCCACCTATGGCTCTGGCAAGGGTGAGGATGTGGATAAGATGCGCGGCGCCTGTGCCAAGCTGAAGGCGATTGCACCGGACTTGGACGTGGATGGCGAGCTGCAGTTTGACGCCGCGGTTTCTCCAAAGGTGGCACACACCAAGTGCCCGGGTTCTTCAGTGGCCGGCCATGCCAATACCTTTATTTTCCCGGATATCAATGCCGGCAACATCGGCTATAAGATTGCCCAGCGGCTGGGCTCCTTTGACGCCTATGGGCCCATTCTGCAGGGCCTGAACGCCCCGATCAACGACCTCTCCCGGGGATGCAACGCCCAGGAGGTCTACTCCATGGCCATCATTACCGCCGGCCTGTGCGACGATTGA
- the eno gene encoding phosphopyruvate hydratase, whose protein sequence is MKQILEIVDVLSREILDSRGNPTVEVEVYLEDGSMGRAAVPSGASTGIYEACELRDGDKSRYNGKGVENAVKNANTEIAECLIGMNVLDQVAIDKALIELDGTPNKARLGANAILGASLACAKAAAESLGVSLYNYIGGVNAKQLPVPMMNILNGGAHATNNVEIQEFMVMPVGAPTFREALRMCAEVFHQLKTTLKENGTPAAGVGDEGGYAPNLKKDEDALKVIVQAIEEAGYKPGEDFMIAIDAASSEWWNEEEKLYIQPKSGKKLTQQQLVNMWKKFADNYPIVSLEDGMAETDWEGWAMLTRAIGDRVQLVGDDLFVTNVERLSTGIEKKVGNAILIKVNQIGTLTETLDAIQMANRAGYTAIVSHRSGETEDATIADIAVALNAGQIKTGAPSRTDRVAKYNQLLRIEEELGDVAEYPGKKAFFNLK, encoded by the coding sequence ATGAAGCAGATTCTTGAAATCGTCGACGTCCTGAGCCGTGAGATTCTGGATAGCCGCGGAAATCCCACCGTGGAAGTGGAGGTTTATCTGGAGGATGGCTCCATGGGCCGGGCTGCAGTGCCCTCCGGCGCCTCCACCGGCATCTACGAGGCCTGTGAGCTGCGGGACGGCGACAAGAGCCGTTACAACGGCAAAGGCGTGGAAAACGCCGTAAAGAATGCCAACACTGAGATTGCAGAGTGCCTCATTGGCATGAACGTATTGGATCAGGTTGCCATTGATAAGGCTCTTATTGAGCTGGACGGCACACCCAACAAGGCTCGTCTGGGCGCAAACGCCATCCTGGGCGCATCCCTTGCCTGTGCCAAGGCGGCCGCAGAGAGCCTGGGTGTCTCTTTATATAACTATATCGGTGGTGTCAACGCCAAGCAGCTGCCCGTGCCCATGATGAACATCCTCAACGGCGGTGCTCACGCCACCAATAATGTGGAGATTCAGGAGTTCATGGTCATGCCCGTGGGTGCTCCCACCTTCCGGGAAGCTCTGCGCATGTGCGCCGAGGTCTTCCACCAGCTCAAGACCACCCTGAAGGAGAACGGTACCCCCGCCGCCGGCGTGGGCGACGAAGGCGGCTACGCTCCCAACCTCAAGAAGGACGAGGACGCCCTGAAGGTGATCGTCCAGGCCATTGAGGAGGCCGGCTACAAGCCTGGGGAAGACTTCATGATCGCCATCGACGCAGCCTCCTCCGAGTGGTGGAACGAGGAGGAGAAGCTCTATATCCAGCCCAAGTCCGGCAAGAAGCTGACCCAGCAGCAGCTGGTGAACATGTGGAAGAAGTTCGCCGACAACTACCCCATCGTCTCCCTGGAGGACGGTATGGCTGAGACTGACTGGGAGGGCTGGGCCATGTTGACCCGTGCCATCGGCGACCGCGTCCAGCTGGTGGGCGACGACCTGTTTGTCACCAATGTGGAGCGCCTCTCCACCGGCATTGAGAAGAAGGTAGGCAACGCCATCCTCATCAAAGTCAACCAGATCGGCACCCTGACCGAAACCCTGGACGCCATCCAGATGGCCAACCGTGCCGGCTACACCGCCATTGTCTCCCACCGTTCCGGCGAGACGGAAGACGCCACCATTGCCGATATTGCCGTGGCCCTGAACGCCGGCCAGATCAAAACCGGCGCCCCCAGCCGCACGGATCGGGTGGCCAAGTACAATCAGCTTCTGCGTATCGAGGAGGAGCTGGGGGATGTTGCGGAGTACCCCGGCAAAAAGGCCTTCTTTAATCTGAAATAA
- a CDS encoding sodium-translocating pyrophosphatase, whose translation MENLFWIGFVGALIAALFAWMQAKRVLSYSEGSERMQKIAASIRSGANAYLKQQYTTVFKVFVVVFIILLAIAFGSGGKMLSKYTPFAFVTGGVFSMLAGFIGMKIATSSNARTAQAASESLNKGLRVAFSSGSVMGFTVVGLGMLDITMWYYLLRYVFGVADPVSLGNIMVMNGMGASFMALFARVGGGIYTKAADVGADLVGKVEAGIPEDDPRNPATIADNVGDNVGDVAGMGADLYESYVGSILATFALGAVGGYGFNGMLLPMALSVCGIICSILGSFLVKTKENATQESLLKSLRTGTYTAAVLAAVLAAPLTYFILGSWGVYIAILCGLVGGCAIGYFTEYYTSDTYKPTQELAAASETGSATIIIGGISLGLKSTLTSILIVAAAVLVSYFAAGGSTVIVDEAGAFTEAFNRGLYGIGIAGVGMLSTLGITLATDAYGPVADNAGGIAEMSGLPEEVRGRTDALDSLGNTTAATGKGFAIGSASLTALALLVSYVNIVQENTTETLNFTLTSPTVLVGMFIGAMLTFVFSAFTMSAVQKAAQSIVVEVRRQFKEIAGIMDYKADPDYASCVSLCTRGALHEMVAPALLAIVVPIATGLVLGPTGVVGLLGGVSVTGFAMAVFMSNAGGAWDNAKKYIESGHHGGKGSEQHKAAVVGDTVGDPFKDTSGPSLNILIKLCSTVSIVFSGLILAFNLMNLL comes from the coding sequence ATGGAAAATCTGTTCTGGATAGGATTCGTTGGCGCGCTGATCGCGGCTTTGTTCGCGTGGATGCAGGCCAAGCGGGTCCTGAGCTACTCCGAGGGTTCCGAACGAATGCAGAAAATCGCCGCCTCCATTCGCTCCGGTGCCAATGCCTACCTCAAGCAGCAGTATACCACGGTCTTTAAGGTGTTTGTGGTCGTGTTCATCATCCTGCTGGCCATTGCCTTTGGCTCTGGGGGAAAGATGCTGTCCAAGTATACCCCCTTCGCCTTTGTCACCGGCGGCGTATTCTCCATGCTGGCGGGCTTCATCGGCATGAAGATCGCCACCAGCTCCAATGCCCGCACTGCCCAGGCCGCCTCTGAGAGCCTGAACAAGGGTCTCCGCGTGGCCTTCTCCTCCGGCTCCGTCATGGGCTTTACCGTGGTGGGGCTGGGCATGCTGGACATCACGATGTGGTACTATCTGCTGCGCTATGTCTTCGGCGTTGCCGACCCGGTCTCCCTGGGCAATATCATGGTCATGAACGGCATGGGCGCCTCCTTCATGGCCCTCTTCGCCCGTGTGGGCGGCGGCATTTATACCAAGGCCGCCGACGTGGGCGCGGACCTGGTGGGCAAGGTGGAGGCCGGTATCCCGGAGGATGACCCCCGGAACCCCGCCACCATTGCCGACAATGTGGGCGACAACGTGGGTGACGTGGCCGGCATGGGCGCAGACCTGTACGAGTCCTATGTGGGCTCTATCCTGGCCACCTTTGCCCTGGGCGCCGTGGGCGGATACGGTTTTAACGGCATGCTGCTGCCTATGGCTTTGTCCGTGTGCGGCATTATCTGCTCCATCCTGGGCTCTTTCCTGGTGAAGACCAAGGAGAACGCCACCCAGGAGTCCCTGCTCAAGAGCCTGCGCACCGGCACCTACACCGCCGCCGTGCTGGCGGCCGTGCTGGCGGCTCCCCTGACCTATTTCATCCTGGGCAGCTGGGGCGTGTACATCGCCATCCTCTGCGGCCTCGTGGGCGGCTGCGCCATCGGCTACTTCACCGAGTACTACACTTCTGACACATACAAGCCCACCCAGGAACTGGCCGCCGCCTCCGAGACCGGCTCCGCCACCATCATCATCGGCGGCATTTCCCTGGGACTGAAGTCCACTCTGACCTCCATTCTGATCGTGGCCGCGGCGGTGCTGGTGAGCTACTTTGCCGCTGGCGGCAGCACTGTGATTGTGGATGAGGCCGGCGCCTTTACCGAGGCCTTCAACCGCGGTCTTTACGGCATCGGCATCGCAGGCGTGGGCATGCTCTCCACCCTGGGTATCACCCTGGCCACCGACGCCTACGGCCCCGTGGCCGACAATGCCGGCGGCATTGCTGAGATGAGCGGCCTGCCTGAGGAGGTCCGCGGCCGTACCGACGCGCTGGACTCCCTGGGCAACACCACCGCCGCCACCGGCAAGGGTTTTGCCATTGGCTCCGCCTCTCTCACCGCTCTGGCGCTGCTGGTCTCCTATGTGAACATTGTCCAGGAGAACACCACCGAGACGCTGAACTTCACCCTCACCAGTCCCACGGTCCTGGTAGGTATGTTTATCGGCGCCATGCTGACCTTTGTGTTCTCCGCCTTTACCATGAGCGCGGTACAGAAAGCCGCCCAGTCCATCGTAGTGGAGGTCCGCCGCCAGTTCAAGGAGATCGCCGGCATCATGGACTACAAGGCCGATCCGGACTATGCCTCCTGCGTATCCCTGTGCACCAGAGGCGCGCTGCACGAGATGGTGGCCCCGGCCCTGCTGGCGATTGTGGTCCCCATTGCCACGGGCCTGGTGCTGGGTCCCACCGGTGTGGTGGGCCTGCTTGGCGGCGTTTCCGTTACGGGCTTTGCCATGGCGGTGTTCATGTCCAACGCCGGCGGCGCCTGGGACAACGCCAAGAAGTACATCGAATCCGGCCACCACGGCGGCAAGGGTTCCGAACAGCACAAGGCGGCTGTGGTGGGCGACACCGTGGGCGATCCCTTCAAGGACACCTCCGGCCCGTCTCTGAACATCCTGATCAAGCTGTGCTCCACGGTCTCTATCGTGTTCTCCGGCTTGATCCTGGCGTTCAACCTGATGAACCTGCTGTAA
- a CDS encoding metallophosphoesterase: MRPTKKRRVLRRILILLVLAVLAGGYGWWSNITLQTAYFDPAFSDLPTGFDGCRIAVLSDLHGAEFGEDNAALFDAVAAERPDYIFYLGDLEDRYRGPAAGYPEQVAEGLCAIAPTYYVTGNHEWAIGGVPELKERLTEHGVTVLSNEALVLERNGDALVLAGIDDPNGYADQKTPQELAAEIYAAYGDPFWLLLAHRNDRFEGEYSLLGADLVISGHGHGGIIRLPFTDGLISTDRTLFPSYTAGLYEKNGSALFVTRGLGNSGPSFRLFNRPEVAVVTLHRGG, encoded by the coding sequence TTGCGTCCCACGAAAAAGCGCCGCGTTCTGCGGCGGATTCTGATCCTGCTGGTGCTGGCTGTGCTGGCGGGGGGATACGGCTGGTGGAGCAACATCACGTTGCAGACCGCATATTTTGATCCGGCGTTTTCGGACCTGCCCACCGGCTTTGATGGGTGCCGGATCGCAGTGCTCAGCGACCTGCATGGCGCTGAGTTTGGGGAGGACAACGCCGCTCTTTTTGATGCCGTGGCTGCGGAGCGGCCGGACTATATCTTTTACCTGGGCGATTTGGAGGACCGCTACCGGGGCCCAGCTGCCGGCTATCCGGAACAGGTGGCAGAGGGCCTTTGCGCCATTGCGCCCACTTATTACGTCACCGGCAACCACGAGTGGGCCATCGGCGGCGTGCCGGAGCTGAAAGAGCGCCTGACAGAGCACGGCGTCACCGTGCTCTCCAACGAAGCCCTGGTACTGGAGCGAAACGGTGACGCGCTGGTGCTCGCCGGCATCGACGACCCCAATGGCTACGCCGACCAGAAGACGCCCCAGGAGCTGGCTGCCGAGATCTACGCCGCCTACGGCGATCCGTTCTGGCTGCTTCTGGCCCACCGCAACGACCGCTTCGAAGGGGAGTACAGCCTGCTGGGGGCAGACCTTGTGATCTCCGGCCACGGACACGGCGGCATCATTCGCCTGCCCTTCACCGACGGGCTGATCTCCACGGACCGGACCCTCTTCCCCTCCTATACGGCGGGGCTCTATGAAAAAAATGGCTCGGCGCTGTTTGTCACCCGGGGACTTGGAAATTCCGGCCCCTCCTTTCGGCTGTTCAACCGGCCGGAGGTGGCGGTGGTGACGCTGCACCGGGGCGGCTGA
- the mnmG gene encoding tRNA uridine-5-carboxymethylaminomethyl(34) synthesis enzyme MnmG, which translates to MTEFLAGQVDIAVIGAGHAGIEAALAAARLGMETIVFTINLDAVGNMPCNPAIGGTGKGHLVRELDALGGEMAKAADACCIQYRLLNKSKGPAVWSLRAQADRRRYQEYMKHALERQEHLSVRQGEVVEIRTEGGAVSAVVLSTGAVFQARAVILATGTYLTGRTIVGECVENSGPDGMHAALRLTESLRRLGLPLRRFKTGTPPRVNARTVDFDEMELQHGDTLPVPFSYATKTPPENQAVCWLTWTTEETHRIVRENLDRAPMYSGLIEGVGPRYCPSFETKIVRFPDKPRHQLFVEPMGLQTEELYIQGFSSSLPEEVQIQMLHSVPGLRHAVMTRPAYAIEYDCIDPLALRPTLEVKAIPGLYGAGQFNGSSGYEEAAVQGFAAGVNAVRKLRGQEPFLLSRSESYIGTLIDDLVTKGTEEPYRVMTSRSEYRLLLRQDNADARLTRRGYEIGLVSKERLRVVEEKYAAVEREIRRLSHTGVAPSAALSAFLRERGTTDAADGCALLSLLKRPQIHYGDLAAFDPERPELPADVEEQVEISVKYEGYIQRQQKQVEELRRMERHKLPPDLDYQAIQGLRLEAREKLSAVRPLDLGQAGRISGVSPADIAALMIYLER; encoded by the coding sequence ATGACCGAGTTTCTCGCCGGACAAGTGGATATTGCCGTGATCGGCGCTGGTCACGCGGGGATTGAGGCGGCGCTGGCCGCCGCGCGGCTGGGGATGGAGACCATCGTGTTCACCATCAACCTGGACGCGGTGGGCAATATGCCCTGCAACCCCGCCATCGGCGGTACCGGCAAGGGCCACCTGGTCCGGGAGCTGGACGCTCTGGGGGGCGAGATGGCAAAGGCCGCGGACGCGTGCTGCATTCAGTACCGCCTGCTGAACAAGAGCAAAGGGCCGGCGGTGTGGAGCCTCCGGGCCCAGGCAGACCGGCGGAGGTACCAGGAATACATGAAGCACGCCCTGGAACGGCAGGAGCACCTGAGCGTCCGTCAGGGCGAGGTGGTAGAGATCCGGACGGAGGGCGGCGCCGTGAGCGCCGTGGTGCTCTCCACCGGCGCGGTGTTCCAGGCCCGGGCGGTGATTCTGGCAACCGGCACGTACCTCACAGGCCGGACCATTGTGGGCGAGTGTGTGGAGAACTCCGGGCCGGACGGCATGCACGCCGCGCTGCGTCTAACGGAGTCGCTGCGGCGGCTGGGGCTTCCCCTGCGCCGCTTCAAGACCGGCACGCCGCCCCGGGTCAATGCCCGAACGGTGGACTTTGATGAGATGGAGCTTCAGCACGGCGACACACTGCCGGTGCCCTTTTCCTACGCGACGAAAACTCCACCGGAGAACCAGGCCGTCTGCTGGCTGACCTGGACCACGGAGGAGACCCACCGCATCGTCCGGGAGAACCTGGACCGGGCGCCCATGTACTCCGGACTCATCGAGGGTGTGGGCCCCCGCTACTGCCCCTCCTTTGAGACGAAGATCGTCCGCTTTCCGGACAAGCCCCGGCATCAGCTCTTTGTGGAGCCCATGGGCCTCCAAACAGAGGAGCTGTATATCCAGGGCTTTTCCTCCTCGCTTCCGGAGGAGGTGCAGATTCAGATGCTTCACAGCGTGCCGGGACTGCGGCACGCCGTCATGACCCGGCCTGCCTACGCCATTGAATACGACTGTATCGACCCGCTGGCCCTGCGGCCCACCCTGGAGGTGAAGGCAATTCCTGGTCTCTACGGCGCGGGGCAGTTCAACGGTTCCTCCGGCTATGAGGAGGCCGCCGTTCAGGGCTTTGCGGCCGGCGTCAACGCCGTCCGGAAGCTCCGGGGGCAGGAGCCATTTCTCCTCTCCCGCAGCGAAAGCTACATCGGCACGCTGATTGACGACCTTGTGACCAAGGGTACGGAAGAACCTTACCGCGTCATGACCTCCCGCAGCGAGTACCGCCTGCTGCTCCGCCAGGACAACGCTGACGCGCGCCTTACCCGCCGGGGCTATGAGATCGGGTTGGTATCGAAGGAGCGTCTGCGGGTGGTGGAGGAGAAGTACGCCGCCGTGGAGCGGGAGATCCGCCGCCTTTCCCATACCGGCGTGGCGCCGTCCGCGGCGCTCTCGGCCTTTTTGCGGGAGCGGGGCACCACCGACGCGGCGGACGGCTGCGCGCTGCTCTCCCTGCTGAAACGGCCCCAGATCCACTACGGAGACTTGGCCGCCTTTGACCCGGAGCGGCCGGAGCTGCCGGCGGACGTGGAAGAGCAGGTGGAGATCAGTGTGAAGTACGAGGGCTACATCCAGCGACAGCAAAAGCAGGTGGAGGAACTGCGGCGGATGGAGCGACACAAGCTGCCGCCGGACCTTG